The following proteins are co-located in the Limanda limanda chromosome 5, fLimLim1.1, whole genome shotgun sequence genome:
- the LOC133001610 gene encoding protein SET: MSASAAKASKKELNSNHDGADETSEKEQQEAIEHIDEVQNEIDRLNEQASEEILKVEQKYNKLRQPFFQKRSELIAKIPNFWVTTFVNHPQVSALLGEEDEEALHYLSRVEVTEFEDIKSGYRIDFYFDENPYFENKVLSKEFHLNESGDPSSKSTEIKWKSGKDLTKRSSQTQNKAGRKRQHEEPESFFTWFTDHADAGADELGEVIKDDIWPNPLQYYLVPDMDDEEGEGEDEEEDEEGLEDIDEEGDEDGEEDEEDDGEDGEDDEGEDD, encoded by the exons ATGTCGGCCTCGGCGGCGAAAGCGAGTAAAAAGGAGCTGAACTCGAACCACGACGGAGCGGACGAAACCTCCG AGAAAGAGCAGCAAGAAGCGATTGAACACATCGACGAAGTTCAGAATGAAATTGACAG GTTGAACGAGCAAGCCAGTGAGGAGATCCTCAAAGTAgaacagaaatacaacaaacTCCGTCAGCCATTCTTTCAGAAGAGATCAGAACTGATCGCTAAAATCCCCAACTTCTGGGTCACCACGTTTGTCAACCATCCACAAG TATCTGCCCTActgggagaggaagatgaagaagcgcTTCACTACCTGAGCCGGGTGGAGGTGACAGAGTTTGAAGACATCAAGTCGGGCTACAGAATAGATTTT TATTTCGATGAAAATCCGTACTTCGAAAACAAAGTACTTTCCAAAGAGTTCCATCTGAACGAGAGCGGAGACCCATCTTCAAAGTCAACAGAAATCAAATGGAAGTCAGGAAAG gACCTGACCAAGCGCTCCAGCCAGACACAGAACAAAGCCGGGAGGAAGAGGCAACACGAAGAGCCAGAGAGCTTCTTCACTTGGTTCACTGATCATGCCGACGCTGGCGCTGATGAGCTCGGGGAGGTCATCAAGGACGACATCTGGCCCAACCCTCTGCAGTACTACCTG GTTCCTGACATGGACGACGAAGAGGGCGAAGgagaagacgaggaagaggatgaagagggtcTGGAGGACATCGACGAGGAGGGCgatgaagatggagaggaggatgaagaggatgatggagaagatggagag GATGACGAAGGAGAAGATGACTAA